GACTCACTCATAGAGCAACAGATCAACAAAATATTAGATCACCTCTGTGAACCAAAGTCATATAAGTCAGTATATCACCGCTCTAATCATGCTGTGCCTATGCCATCTATTGAAGACCTTCAAGAGGTTATGGAGCTTATTCGATCCGTCTTATTCCCCGGTTATTTTGGCAATTCCGATGTTAAGCCTGTAACAATGAAATATTATCTCGGCGCTGCTATAAACAGGATATTTATAATCCTCTCAGAACAGATCAAGCGGGGTTTCTGCTTTTCATGTGTAGAAGGCGATAATGCGTGTTGTGATGAATGCGAAGATAGGTCACGCAACATCACACAGCAATTCCTAAATCAACTGCCTCATCTTCGCAGTATTCTATCCGTTGATATCAATGCGGCCTATCAGGGCGATCCAGCGGCGAATAGTGTTAGCGAAGTCATATTCTGCTACCCTACGATCAGCGCTTTGATTCACTACCGGATTGCTCATGCTCTGCATAAACTCGATGTCCCGATCATTCCCAGAATCATTACTGAGATGGCACACTCTGCCACAGGCATTGATATTCACCCGGGCGCAGTAATTGGCGAAAGCCTTTTTATCGATCACGGCACTGGCGTTGTAATAGGCGAGACCTGCATTATCGGATGCAATGTCCGTATATATCAGGGCGTTACTCTAGGCGCCAAGAGCTTTCCCCTAGATAGTGATGGACAACCCATTAAGGGGATTCCACGTCATCCTATCGTGGAGGACGATGTGATAATCTATTCCGGAGCGACAATACTTGGACGGGTGACCATTGGACAAGGTTCAGTTATTGGAGGGAATGTGTGGCTCACTAAGGATGTTCCGCCAGGCACACGGATACTACAATCAAAAGCAACTGAATCAATCTTTGAACAGGGCGCTGGTATATAGACTCCAAATGAGATGTAAGCGCCAAAAGTAAGGATGGTTTCATAATGTCAGATCAGGTTGATTTCGGCCCCTCTATTGATTTAGACATAATAAGAATTAAACAGGGCAAGGCGATTCCTGATAAACAATGCGTTGCAACGGAGGTGCCGCTAACAATTATTACAAATGGCGACGAGATCGTCACCATGTTGTGCACCCCTAGTCATTTGAAGGAGCTAACAATAGGATTCCTCTATTCATCCAGCTTCATCAACTCCTTTGATGATATTAAATCATATACACTGGATTCAACGAGATGGGCCGCATACTGTGAATTGAAGAAAAAACTGAATCCGGATATTATTCATAAACGACTGTATACATCAGGCTGCGGCAAGGGAGTGATGTATACGAACATGAATGAAATCTCCTCCCGCCATCCGCTTCAAAATGACATTACTATCAGTCATGATGAGATTATTGAGATTGCGCGCTGGCTTCAGCATTGTTCCATACTCTACCGCTCCACCGGAGGCGTTCATACTGCAGCCCTTAGCGAGAAGGGATCCATTCCAGGAATACATATCGATGATATTGGAAGGCATAACTCAGTTGACAAGGTCATTGGCAAGGGATTGATGGAAGGAATAGATTTTTCAAGAACAGCGTTAATAAGCACGGGACGGATATCATCGGAAATATTACACAAGGCCAGAAGAAGCGGCATCGCTATTACCATATCCCGCGGCGCGCCTACTCATCAGACTATTCTGCTTGCCAGAGAAATGGCGATCACTGTTGTGGGATTTGCGCGTGGTGGAGGGTTCTCTATCTATTCAAAAGAGGACAGGATCCGCTTATAGTAATCCCACACTACGCAAGACAGCAGCACAACAAGGCGCTGCGCATAAGGGATATTATAAACTCCATGCCCCATTCGCAATTAGCGCAAAAGACATGAGAAGGCGGGAATATTCATATTTATCAACTATTGTAAGCTCATACTCTTTTCGGAAAGAATAGTAGTATCAGTATAATGTCATCCCAGCGAAAGCGGGGATTTATCTCAATCTATACTTTTTAACAGAGATTCCTGCATTCGCAGGAATGACATCCCTCAAGAAGAGCCGATAGTCCATCCCTACCCCACTCACTTAATGAGTGGTTACTGTTATTATTGCTGATGGGAAATTACTGTATAAATTTACCTCTTCATTAAACTCATAATTGAAATCATCAACGCTATAAG
Above is a window of Spirochaetota bacterium DNA encoding:
- the epsC gene encoding serine O-acetyltransferase EpsC, producing the protein MKRINDLNNDSLIEQQINKILDHLCEPKSYKSVYHRSNHAVPMPSIEDLQEVMELIRSVLFPGYFGNSDVKPVTMKYYLGAAINRIFIILSEQIKRGFCFSCVEGDNACCDECEDRSRNITQQFLNQLPHLRSILSVDINAAYQGDPAANSVSEVIFCYPTISALIHYRIAHALHKLDVPIIPRIITEMAHSATGIDIHPGAVIGESLFIDHGTGVVIGETCIIGCNVRIYQGVTLGAKSFPLDSDGQPIKGIPRHPIVEDDVIIYSGATILGRVTIGQGSVIGGNVWLTKDVPPGTRILQSKATESIFEQGAGI
- the fdhD gene encoding formate dehydrogenase accessory sulfurtransferase FdhD; translated protein: MSDQVDFGPSIDLDIIRIKQGKAIPDKQCVATEVPLTIITNGDEIVTMLCTPSHLKELTIGFLYSSSFINSFDDIKSYTLDSTRWAAYCELKKKLNPDIIHKRLYTSGCGKGVMYTNMNEISSRHPLQNDITISHDEIIEIARWLQHCSILYRSTGGVHTAALSEKGSIPGIHIDDIGRHNSVDKVIGKGLMEGIDFSRTALISTGRISSEILHKARRSGIAITISRGAPTHQTILLAREMAITVVGFARGGGFSIYSKEDRIRL